The DNA region TTGGATGAGATCCAGTCCTGAAAGTTCCtccaaaatgttccagtttgcagacaatagaaaaagagaCGATCTGTTGTTTCAGAGTCGTTGTCACAAAAGGTCCAGCTGTTGGTATCAAAGTTGAATCTTTGTCTTAATaattccctggatggaaaaatgttattgagaattttaaaatgaacttctTTAGCTTTAGGACTTAGAGGAGATTTAAGGTCAGCAGTTCTCCACAGTTAACCTCAGTTAACCTCTGAAtcagaaaacaactttaaaatggagTTTTTATTTGGTCGGACAggaaatataataatttttttcctcccctctagggggtcttttgtggctctagtgtcccttatatgaaagcagtctgacaggaaagggggaaggagagggaggaagacatgcggcaaacatCGCCGGGTCCGGGACTCAAAGCCTCCGACATGGGTCGCGctgtcccctacgccaccacagcacatccagGAAATATAAAATTAGTTAGATGCTGACGCATCCGTTTGTTAGAATTACTTTTGTCCAAAAGGTTAAATCCAAACAGTTGAAGTAACTGAAGATTAGCTGATTATATTTTGAACCAGATATTTGACTGCAGTGGGGTCAGAGTTCATTACTGTGTTAAACTGAGTGCCTGAGCAATCCAGATTATACAATAAGCAAAATTCGTCATAAGTCAACCAATCTCCACTGTCATTAAGAAAATGTCTTATGGACCAAATTCCTTTTTCCATCCAGTGATCCAAACACAGAGACTCTCTGTTGTTCCAGATGGAGTTTGGTGAGGAGTGAAGCTGTTCGTGTTCAGAAGTTTCCAACACAACAAAACCTGCTTGTAAAGGCAGATAACTTAACAGGAAATCTGTCGACACCAAAGTCACATCTAAGAACAAAATCTATtcatctaatttttttaaacaaaccttTGGGGAGACAAAACCAGATACTATTTCCattcattaataaaatatgtaaaccaATTTACCTTTAAGACCGCATTTAAACACTCAAAGTCAATAACTTGTAAACCTCCATCTTTAAAGTCTTTAAccatatttgtttctttaagtagTGGACTCGATTTCTCCACATGAAATTTGGAGGTTAATCCAGCCGGCTGTAAAGATTAGCTTCGCGCATACATGGTGTATTACGGTAATACAACAATAGACGGTAGTGGAGTCcctgcagccaatcagctgccTTATAGACAGGAAACACTCACAGATAATCATCCAGAGAATGCTCCTTCAAActgtagttttgtttcatttgtatttattgctcCGTTGTTTGGTCCGATACATCACGaagcaattatttaaaaattaaaactggtcCAAATGGCTTGAAAATGTGGCATTAGGATGAATGTGGCTAAAATTCATGATcagctttttataaataatgttattgataacatttttacagtgaaaccTCCATCTATGTTTTAACAAAAGCTGATAACCCTGCTAACTGgacctggttctgacccggttctgattcgtctctgacccggttctgtctcCCTCAGATAACGCGGCTGTGCCCTGCCAGCCAGCTGGACCCGGCTACCATGCGGCGGGTGTTTGAGGCGGTGGGCCCGGCCCTCCCGGCCCGGCTGCTGGTCACTGCCCTGCGGGACGCCGGGGGGGCGGGACTTCCTCCCCAGGAGCTGCTGTCTCTGGGTTCCGCCCTGCTGGCCGCCCTCAGCACCGACCCCAACATGGCCGCCCGGCCCCAGCTGCTCGCCACCGTGCCGCTGCTGCTGGGCCTGCTGGCCGACGGGCCGGGGTCGCAGCAGCAGAACCGGGCCGAGGCGGATCCGGAGGCCCGGCCCGGAGGGAGCGGGGGCGAGGGGGACGAGagcaggaggtcagaggtcaagtcTCTGGACGAAGCCGTGGTGGCGGACTGCTTCCAGGTTCTGATGGCCGTGTTAGGGCTCCTCCGGGGCCCGGAGCGACTCCTGGCCCGGGGTGCGGTGCCGGCCCTGTGCCGGGCCGCGGGTCAGAACCGctgccaccagagggcgctgtcGCTGCTGGGCTGCCTGCTGTCCACAACCAGAGAGGAAGCCTGGCGCAAACACCCGGCAGAActcctctctctgctgctcAGGCTCTGCTCGGAGTTCTGCCGGGCCTCGGACCCGACCCGGCTCCAGATGTGCGCCCAGCTGGTGCGGTTCCTGCCGCCGCCAGAGGCGGCGCTGCAGAGCGCGGAGCTGAGAGAGGCGGTGGGCAGAGTGTGGGCGGCGCTGAGACCCACGCTGCAGGCCAAGCTGACGCCCAAACAGATCgggccggttctggttctgagtgCCTGCTTATTGGACCTGTATGGCTGGGAGTCGGTGGGTCCGGCCCGGTTCTGCTGCCTGCTGGTGAACCGGGCCTGTGTGGAGGTCCGGATGGGTCTGGAAGAACCGCCTGGGAACGATCCGAGTCCAGAGCTGCAGAACACACTGACAGGTAGAGTCCGGTTCTACCGGGTCGCCGGGTCCGATTTCCCtctggtccagaaccagaactcagTGTAAAGGCCGTTGAGTTCTGGTTCAAcggaaaataaatacaataaatagagaaataaataaatatacttctTTAATAAAGAGCCGACTgcgttagttttattttttagacatTGATTTAATCAGTTTCTAAAATGATGAGTGTGTCACttcctgcatgtttgtgttttagtggATAAATTTGCATGAACATATCAGATGTTGCCTGAATAATAGAGCAGTTCATCTAGAAAAGACGCGTTTCAAAAATTACAGTTTGTCTGAAAAAAGTCTGAAGAAAtcatttgggaaaaaaagtttcaaatttgtttgaagataaaatttgtttgaaaaaaaggcagaacataaaaaaaatctaaaaataacagTTAAAAGGATCATTTGGAAagaattggataaaaaaaataaaaagtgaaaagattatttcaaaaatatgaaaaaatatctttaaaaaataaactccatAAATGTAGGTTTATgtattgcaaaaacattttgaattacTTGCCATAATATTGGGACTAATTTCTCTCCGTAGGTTCTGGTCCCTGAGCTGACTGCAGCATcatcatttcttcttcttcttctccccaCAGGATGCTACCGCATCATGGAGGCGGCCATGGAGCAGGCCTGCACCGCCGGCGCCGCGGCGCCACCTCACTGCTCCGCTCTGAGCGCGCTCAGTCTGCAGCAGAGCCGgcaggttctggaggttctgcagGAGGCGTTCTCCGCCGTCATCTTCTACCTGCAGCAGGTGGGCACCTGGACCTGTCTCCTCCTGCGGGGGGCGCTGCAGAGCGTAACGCGTCTCCTCTCCTTCAGGTGGAGTCCGACCGCTTCTCCGACCCGTTTGTGCTGGCGACGTTCCGGGCGCTCTGCGCCTGGCTGGCCGAGGAGACTTCCTGTCTGAAGGAGGAAGTGACCGCTCTGCTGCCCTTCCTGATTGGCTATGCCCGGCGCCACCTGCAGGAGGGAGCCGCCGAGCCGAGCCTCTCTGATTGGACGGCCCGGCTGTCCTTCAGCGAGGGGGGCGGGACTTGGACGGGCACCGGGGCTCTCAGGTAAACCCAGAACCGGCTGCAGGAGCCGGTTCCACTGTGGAACAGGCCACGCCCCCTCTGATGGAGGCTCCACCCCCTCTGCAGGTACCTGCTACCCGCCCTGTGCCACCTGTCGGCGGAGGACGCCCCCAGGAAGGTGCTGCTCAGCGTGGATGCCCCGGCGCTGTTGGTGGACTTCCTGATCCGGACCTGGACCGACctgagggggcggagcctgacGGCGCTTCCCAGAGACCCCAGCATGGAGACGGCGTGCTCCGCCCTCCTGAACGTGACGGTGACGGAGCCGGACAGCGTCAGGTagctggtggttctggttctggttcctggtgtttggttctggttctgagccCACCTGTCCGTTTCCAGGAAGGATCCGTGTTTCAGAACCCTGGAGGTCCACCTGAGtgaagcacttcctgttctgatgaataagccccgcctcctggtcCTAGCAGCCAATTACTGCACTCTGGGGCTGATGATTGGCCGGCTAAAGGCTTCAACTGGAGGTCAGAGTTCATTTCCAATCCTCTAGTTAATCAGTGGTGAGCACAGCTAACCTTTCATTTAGCATATTTAGCTTCCCCTAAGTTAAATTTTCCatataagttttgttttgtaaactttcaagtaaataaagttcaacatctgtgttgaagtttttgttATTGACTATTAAGACTTTTTCAAgttgtttatttataattatttatattcacgctcttattttgaattaaGTGAATCcagttccatttcctctcctcttgttttttttcccaaatcattttttcaaacatgaacaaaataaaaacagagcaagctGTGAATATGAATAAACATCTGCTGCTGTTAATGTCTAGAGTTTGTTGGTGCTGCAGgattttaatctgtaaaaatctgatttaatttgaattgaatttgttGGTGTTAGCTTCCACTATATGTTCTGTAGatatagcgctttagcattagcttcagctaaatgCCATGCTGGTATagcgttagcagaactaatgaTATGATTAGCGCTTTGTGGTTAGCGTAgctaacttttaatcaaaccggtgattgttttaaatcagttttcagCACTAATAGAAAGTTGTTTGACCACTTTTTGAATCTGATGGTTGGACCGGGCCTGAAGCGGATCAGAACCTCCTGCTGCGTTGAACCAGACCTCCTATTTGTCTGTCCGTCCTGCTAACTCTGCTAACTCTCCCTTGTCTCCAGGTCCGGTGGATGCGGGCCAGAGACGTTTCTTCTCTGTAACCCTGCGGTTCCTGCGCGGCGCCCTGCGTcccggttccggttctggtccggttcagGTGAGCGCAGACTGGGAAGAGAGCTGGGACGAGGCGGCGGAGCTGTGGCGTCTGTCCCTGCAGGCGCTGGGCGGCTGCGTCCGGGCTCAGCCGTGGCTCTCTGGGCTGATCCGGGACGAAGGCTGGCTGCGGCACACCGTGGGCGTCCTGACGCAGAGCAGCGCCGCGCCAGAGCGCCACAGCCAGGAGGCGCTGGAGGAGGCGCTGTGCGCCGTGGCGGAGCGCTGCCCGGACTGCCGGCGGGAGGTCCGGGAGGCCATGAGGAGCGGCGGGGCTCTGGGCCGCATGAAGAGGCTGAAGGCGGCGGTGGGACTTAAAGATTAAAGGAGGTTCTGCTGAACTGCCTGGTGTGCTCTTTACCTGGCTCTGGACCGgctcctggttctgatcaggttCTGGATCATGTTCtagttctttcttttgtttaataaaaatctattttattacTGAAGTTTCCCGTTTCCTTCCTGCAGTTCTCTCTGCCGCCACCAGGTGGCGCACTGACTCCAGCCATCAGTTTCTGCAGACCAACAGAATTTTCCCGTTTTCCGGATGTTTTCTGAGTTCTGGACAGGTTCTGACCCGTCTCTGATGATATAaaaacaggaaccagaacctcctttttaaaataatttattttgtaacgAAAAGCATAAAACCAATCAGGAGATCACGAGTCTTCAATGATCCGGCTGGGATCAGAACCGGAACATTCTGATGGGTTTGGACCGAATTACACTCTAGATTCTGATAGTTATGTTCTTcttaaaaacatgtatttaaatTATAGCCTGAtataaaatctgtaattttctttttctttttgtttaatataaacagatttttttggttCCGGTCCAGTGATGTGATTCTGACTTCctggttttaatgttttgctgcTTCGCGCTCCTCCTTTCTTCATCAAGTGATGATGAAGGAGCAGGTTCGGCTCTTTCTCCAGCCGAACCGGTCCTGGTGCAGAGCAgtttgaaaagagaaaatatagaAGCTCTCAGACGAACCAGACCCAGCAGAGTTCTGGACCAGACCGAACCTTTGGACCGGTCAGAAATGGGTCCAGACTCGAATCATTTCCTGGCCGAACTTTTCTGCTCCAGTTTCACCAGCAGCATGAAACCTGCAGGTGCTTCAGGATCCATCCCGTCCAGGACCGGAACCTCCGGAGAATTTACTAAATTACACaatgaaaattattaaaattaaaattatttagtcTGGTTTAAGAAGAAAATTGGATTCACTTCTTAAATTTTGATCTTGTTTTTCGTTCTCAGGTTCAAGTGAAATATTTGGTTCAAACCTTTGGACGTTTATTGATGAATAACAGGAAGATGAATCCACCTGTTCCTTTAACCTCATTATTACTGACGCTTCAGCTTCCGGGTTAGTTTTAACTGATGAAACTCTGAATGcagaaatttgctttaaaacttCTGGATCAGAACAAAATTCTGGTTTTCTTAATGTTTGATGTTCTTTCTGGAACATGGAGAATCCTCAGAGGTTCTACTGGACCttcagaaccggttctggtgTAAAGCTGTGGGATGGTCTCTGCTGAAAAGTCCCCCCCCCCATCCAGTCAaactcctgctgctcctctccAGCTAACTCACTCCTCTCTGCACCTTCAGcccgtctcctcctcctcttcctcctcctcttcctcactttAACCCCTGCGCTGCAGCCACGCACCGAACCGCACCGAACCGTCCCGGACCGCAGGATGCTGTGGAAGT from Xiphophorus hellerii strain 12219 chromosome 13, Xiphophorus_hellerii-4.1, whole genome shotgun sequence includes:
- the ncdn gene encoding neurochondrin isoform X1, with the protein product MGDQAAEEEEQGAAGGRCLSEAQTQVLDRCLHALRHAKNDSQTLAALMLITRLCPASQLDPATMRRVFEAVGPALPARLLVTALRDAGGAGLPPQELLSLGSALLAALSTDPNMAARPQLLATVPLLLGLLADGPGSQQQNRAEADPEARPGGSGGEGDESRRSEVKSLDEAVVADCFQVLMAVLGLLRGPERLLARGAVPALCRAAGQNRCHQRALSLLGCLLSTTREEAWRKHPAELLSLLLRLCSEFCRASDPTRLQMCAQLVRFLPPPEAALQSAELREAVGRVWAALRPTLQAKLTPKQIGPVLVLSACLLDLYGWESVGPARFCCLLVNRACVEVRMGLEEPPGNDPSPELQNTLTGCYRIMEAAMEQACTAGAAAPPHCSALSALSLQQSRQVLEVLQEAFSAVIFYLQQVESDRFSDPFVLATFRALCAWLAEETSCLKEEVTALLPFLIGYARRHLQEGAAEPSLSDWTARLSFSEGGGTWTGTGALRYLLPALCHLSAEDAPRKVLLSVDAPALLVDFLIRTWTDLRGRSLTALPRDPSMETACSALLNVTVTEPDSVRKDPCFRTLEVHLSEALPVLMNKPRLLVLAANYCTLGLMIGRLKASTGGPVDAGQRRFFSVTLRFLRGALRPGSGSGPVQVSADWEESWDEAAELWRLSLQALGGCVRAQPWLSGLIRDEGWLRHTVGVLTQSSAAPERHSQEALEEALCAVAERCPDCRREVREAMRSGGALGRMKRLKAAVGLKD
- the ncdn gene encoding neurochondrin isoform X2, with protein sequence MRRVFEAVGPALPARLLVTALRDAGGAGLPPQELLSLGSALLAALSTDPNMAARPQLLATVPLLLGLLADGPGSQQQNRAEADPEARPGGSGGEGDESRRSEVKSLDEAVVADCFQVLMAVLGLLRGPERLLARGAVPALCRAAGQNRCHQRALSLLGCLLSTTREEAWRKHPAELLSLLLRLCSEFCRASDPTRLQMCAQLVRFLPPPEAALQSAELREAVGRVWAALRPTLQAKLTPKQIGPVLVLSACLLDLYGWESVGPARFCCLLVNRACVEVRMGLEEPPGNDPSPELQNTLTGCYRIMEAAMEQACTAGAAAPPHCSALSALSLQQSRQVLEVLQEAFSAVIFYLQQVESDRFSDPFVLATFRALCAWLAEETSCLKEEVTALLPFLIGYARRHLQEGAAEPSLSDWTARLSFSEGGGTWTGTGALRYLLPALCHLSAEDAPRKVLLSVDAPALLVDFLIRTWTDLRGRSLTALPRDPSMETACSALLNVTVTEPDSVRKDPCFRTLEVHLSEALPVLMNKPRLLVLAANYCTLGLMIGRLKASTGGPVDAGQRRFFSVTLRFLRGALRPGSGSGPVQVSADWEESWDEAAELWRLSLQALGGCVRAQPWLSGLIRDEGWLRHTVGVLTQSSAAPERHSQEALEEALCAVAERCPDCRREVREAMRSGGALGRMKRLKAAVGLKD